One stretch of Candidatus Nitrosotenuis cloacae DNA includes these proteins:
- a CDS encoding beta strand repeat-containing protein, translating to MSRAVLFSIIITTILVGFSIHDANAITSYTAVKSGYFDDPATWGLSTDHLDQADVTIPIGITVTVKSSMRGFGIQNSGTLIINDKAQLDIGKDMTINNKGNITNSGQMDVADSTMTNLGYIKNIGTIHGGQKSIMTNSGTIENRGSFGIGGTFENDGTGTIKNYGTLDIIQGTVSNYNKITNFGTMNAFALTNFANITNNNAGTINGGSGFVNKATIANNGVMVGIATNQGTINNAGTITVTDNRSGDNSGMISNVDSGTISVIGTFTSSGTINNAGTLNFNSRSFTNSNLIINSGAIVNQNSLTNTGTITSNGSVNNTKGSFRNQGTFSSSGTITTSSNISNESIMTNTGSIIALIPDGNSAGITNSGTFTNSGTITIQNSGVRYTGIINLGTFSNAESGVIQNDIGTILNNDRGIFSNSGIINNNRQGTIQYGRTNFVNNNSGTINNSGLLNGDIKNDGTINNKNSGSIEGSIANTSGTLDNSGTIDHKTSIINSGIMRVGITGTIGDQSSIQNNDHGMIINDGVISNYRFLRNDGVFANNGTITNSQEFTNTNIFNNYDMITNQLGKMSNSGTLTNYGTINNSGHGSKLTNSAAMINSGTITNTGEFSNSGTLDSSGVITNAITERSGQIENTGTITSSGTITNVGSIINNNILQNTNIITNSGIIQNGAAGRMASITNSGTINNSGVKTDHVSNGIYNNGDIKNDGTLINIGTIDNNHGSIESCCPIENVDGKSVTLPTLTNTPSPVKQPLVDTAKNNNTSELYCGHTQDYFAKVIQGTDRNDTLIGTDQADLILGNGGHDTIQGNGGDDCIIGGDGDDRVFGGPGNDTIQGNSGDDRIYGQDGHDVVDAGHGDDRIVGGPGNDTIDASHGDDTISGNSGQDVITGGEGQDTIQGGIHDDVCSDVSATTQGCENNDVSTTLQNTNSTQAPVLDTPRETPAPDPIQSNSTDIPQVESIPDSTIESVPQEQTQPETESNPTQTNSTGN from the coding sequence TTGAGTAGAGCGGTTTTATTTTCAATTATTATAACAACAATTCTTGTTGGGTTTTCAATTCATGATGCTAACGCCATCACATCATACACTGCAGTAAAATCTGGTTATTTTGATGATCCAGCTACGTGGGGTTTAAGCACAGACCATCTTGATCAGGCAGATGTCACAATACCTATTGGCATTACTGTAACTGTCAAATCATCAATGAGGGGATTTGGCATACAAAATTCTGGAACGCTAATCATAAACGACAAGGCTCAACTCGACATTGGTAAAGATATGACGATCAACAACAAAGGCAACATTACCAATTCCGGACAGATGGATGTGGCCGATAGCACCATGACAAATCTAGGATACATTAAAAATATTGGAACAATACATGGCGGACAAAAAAGCATCATGACAAATTCCGGCACCATTGAAAATCGTGGAAGTTTCGGTATTGGGGGGACATTTGAAAATGATGGAACTGGTACCATCAAAAATTACGGCACGTTGGATATCATCCAAGGTACAGTGTCCAACTATAACAAGATAACAAATTTCGGAACAATGAATGCATTTGCTTTGACTAATTTTGCAAACATTACCAATAACAATGCAGGTACAATAAACGGCGGTAGTGGTTTTGTCAACAAGGCCACAATTGCAAACAATGGTGTGATGGTTGGCATTGCGACTAATCAAGGTACAATCAACAATGCAGGAACAATTACCGTAACAGACAACAGATCTGGAGACAACTCTGGCATGATTTCAAATGTAGATTCCGGTACAATCAGTGTAATTGGTACATTTACTAGTTCTGGAACAATCAACAATGCAGGTACTCTTAATTTCAACTCTAGATCATTTACCAATTCAAATCTTATAATCAACTCAGGTGCTATTGTAAACCAGAATAGTCTGACAAATACTGGAACCATAACAAGCAATGGCTCCGTTAATAATACAAAAGGTTCATTCAGAAATCAGGGCACATTCAGCAGCTCTGGCACCATTACCACATCAAGCAATATTTCAAACGAGTCTATAATGACAAATACTGGCTCCATAATAGCTCTAATTCCTGACGGAAATAGCGCAGGTATTACAAACTCTGGAACATTTACCAATTCGGGAACAATAACAATTCAAAATTCCGGTGTACGATATACCGGAATAATCAATCTTGGAACGTTCTCAAATGCCGAATCAGGCGTAATACAAAACGACATAGGAACCATACTAAACAACGATCGTGGAATATTTTCCAATTCTGGAATCATAAACAACAACAGGCAAGGAACTATTCAATATGGTAGAACCAACTTTGTCAATAACAATTCCGGAACCATAAACAACTCTGGCTTGCTCAACGGCGATATCAAAAATGACGGCACTATAAACAACAAAAACTCTGGCTCCATAGAGGGTAGCATAGCCAACACTTCAGGCACACTTGACAATTCAGGAACAATTGATCACAAAACATCCATAATCAATTCTGGCATAATGCGTGTTGGAATCACAGGTACAATTGGAGACCAATCATCAATTCAAAACAATGATCATGGTATGATCATTAATGATGGAGTAATCTCCAATTATAGATTTCTCAGAAATGATGGAGTATTTGCAAATAACGGAACCATTACCAATAGCCAGGAATTTACAAACACCAATATTTTCAATAATTATGACATGATTACAAATCAACTAGGTAAAATGAGTAATTCTGGAACACTAACCAATTATGGGACAATTAACAATTCTGGCCATGGTAGCAAACTTACAAACTCTGCTGCAATGATTAATTCTGGTACTATAACAAATACCGGTGAGTTTTCCAATTCCGGTACACTAGATAGTTCTGGTGTGATTACAAATGCCATAACAGAAAGATCAGGGCAAATTGAAAACACAGGTACGATTACCAGTTCCGGTACGATTACAAATGTGGGCTCTATTATCAATAACAACATTTTACAAAACACCAACATCATTACAAATTCGGGAATAATACAAAATGGCGCTGCTGGTAGGATGGCAAGCATTACAAACTCTGGAACAATCAACAATTCTGGTGTAAAGACAGACCATGTATCAAATGGAATTTACAATAACGGCGATATCAAAAATGACGGCACTCTAATCAATATCGGCACAATAGACAACAATCATGGATCAATTGAGAGTTGCTGCCCCATTGAAAATGTGGATGGGAAATCTGTCACATTGCCAACCCTGACAAATACGCCATCACCTGTAAAACAACCCCTAGTCGACACAGCAAAAAACAACAATACATCAGAATTGTATTGTGGTCATACGCAGGATTATTTTGCCAAAGTTATACAAGGAACAGACAGAAACGATACACTGATCGGTACTGATCAGGCAGATCTCATACTTGGCAATGGTGGCCATGATACCATCCAAGGAAATGGAGGAGACGATTGCATTATTGGTGGGGATGGCGATGATAGAGTCTTTGGTGGTCCAGGAAATGACACCATTCAGGGTAACAGTGGTGATGACAGGATTTACGGCCAAGACGGCCACGATGTAGTAGACGCTGGTCATGGAGATGACAGAATAGTTGGTGGTCCAGGAAATGACACCATAGATGCCAGTCACGGAGATGATACTATTTCTGGAAACAGTGGTCAAGATGTAATTACGGGTGGAGAAGGTCAAGATACCATACAAGGTGGAATCCACGACGATGTATGCAGTGACGTCTCTGCTACAACACAAGGCTGTGAAAACAATGATGTGTCAACCACATTACAAAACACCAACTCTACACAAGCACCAGTATTAGATACACCGAGAGAAACGCCCGCTCCAGACCCAATTCAATCAAATTCTACTGATATACCTCAAGTAGAATCAATTCCAGACAGCACTATAGAATCTGTTCCTCAAGAGCAAACTCAGCCAGAAACAGAATCAAATCCTACCCAAACAAACTCTACGGGTAACTAG
- a CDS encoding MFS transporter, whose product MQQLNNLLRGATFFQHAGVSIVYVFMPILAQSLTSNIFEVGLTIASFFLAQILSGLYFGRISDARGVRLTFIRIGFIGCAAMFGLHYIADNSFYLLLVRLGAGVTSGMMVPAMLAYTYESGKDKSKVASVISFHALGWLAGIVAAGVANNEKTIFLISASLFLAGLVFSARMPNYTMAKEVESGTTKKVIAKNKYLFLSLLLRHIGATSVWTILPLVLTQAFGAKLYEVSIVYVANTASAFVLMNLMGGKITTHNITKFKIGIGLTVLVFAGMAVMSDWWMAIPCMALVGVTWAFLYIGGSIHLMENNPKSTSTGVFNSTISIANVIGPVVAGSIAFWYGHVMVMYFAVVVCSVAFLVSLKIKK is encoded by the coding sequence ATGCAGCAACTAAATAATTTACTTAGAGGTGCAACATTCTTTCAGCACGCAGGCGTCTCAATCGTATATGTGTTCATGCCAATTTTGGCGCAATCACTGACTAGCAATATTTTCGAAGTCGGACTAACCATAGCATCGTTCTTTTTGGCGCAGATTCTGTCCGGTCTGTACTTTGGCAGAATCTCGGATGCTCGTGGAGTCAGGCTGACGTTTATTCGAATTGGGTTCATTGGATGCGCTGCAATGTTTGGCCTGCACTATATTGCGGATAACTCGTTTTACCTGCTTTTGGTTCGACTGGGTGCTGGGGTTACCAGTGGTATGATGGTGCCTGCAATGCTCGCATATACGTATGAATCAGGCAAGGACAAATCCAAGGTCGCATCTGTGATTTCATTTCATGCTTTGGGATGGCTGGCAGGAATTGTGGCAGCTGGTGTTGCAAACAATGAAAAGACGATATTTCTGATTAGTGCCTCTTTGTTTTTGGCAGGCCTTGTGTTTTCTGCAAGAATGCCAAACTACACCATGGCAAAGGAGGTAGAGTCAGGCACTACAAAAAAGGTGATTGCAAAAAACAAGTACTTGTTTTTATCGCTCTTGCTTAGGCATATTGGCGCAACGTCTGTTTGGACTATACTTCCTTTGGTGCTGACTCAGGCATTTGGCGCCAAGCTGTATGAGGTGTCTATCGTATATGTTGCCAATACGGCTTCTGCGTTTGTTCTGATGAATCTGATGGGTGGTAAAATTACCACACACAACATTACCAAGTTCAAAATCGGAATTGGGTTAACTGTTTTGGTGTTTGCCGGAATGGCGGTGATGAGTGATTGGTGGATGGCAATTCCCTGTATGGCGCTAGTTGGTGTCACTTGGGCGTTTTTGTATATTGGTGGAAGCATTCACCTAATGGAAAATAATCCAAAGTCAACATCTACTGGTGTTTTTAATTCCACAATATCGATTGCAAATGTGATAGGTCCTGTAGTTGCTGGTAGCATAGCATTTTGGTACGGGCATGTAATGGTGATGTATTTTGCAGTTGTGGTTTGCAGTGTAGCATTTTTGGTTTCATTAAAGATCAAAAAGTAA
- a CDS encoding dihydropteroate synthase has protein sequence MKIARVSSSLKAVELRQLPAPLIIGERLNTQGSKKAKQLVLSDDFDGLIDLARIQVEDGAHCLDVCVATTERSDELEFMKKLVKRLSLEIDAPLVIDSTDPIVIETAIHQIPGRPMINSINLEGDGSRFHKLAPLMAKYGLPAVALCIGPKGMAKTPQEKVETAELLYETGKKYGLKEEQFVFDVLTFTLATGEAEFLDAGKNTLEGIKMVKQRFPNAFTVLGLSNISFGLAPAARKILNSVFLYHAVKAGLDSAIVNAKEIIPYGEIDEVERKLVEALIFNTHQNALAEVITHFEKTGTQFTTSRKVEVDPSWPAGKRANFRIINRLKDGIENDVVSAIAEKINQKNITQEKEGRLVINAPKEITHDAAIATLNDDLLPAMKEVGDKFGAGELILPFVLKSAECMKASVVELEKYLLKEEGTSKGKLVLGTVYGDVHDIGKNLVKTIFENNGYTVYDLGKQVPLQKFVEKINEVKPDAIGLSALLVSTSKQMQHFVEFARENKLEIPVLCGGAAINSNYINRIAKEGSIYPYGVFYCKTMFEGLKTMDKLVSSEKTKFVQEWHSKIQNWQETKVEKAQGEIPRSDIKPVTPPVAPILNTPIRLEPKDFDLQEVWKYLSKKSLFVLSWGLRGRGMETSDIEGEKLLEEWKRKVLEEKLFEPSAAYGYFVCNPKGDNLLVDAPNGEKIEFKFPRSSQSKHLCLSDYFGENDLVAFQSVTVGNRVQEVIDRWNKEDRYTDAYYLHGLAVETAEAMAELVNERIRKELNVGKRGLRYSWGYPSCPDVSEHHKVWKLIDPTKSGMEITEAGQIIPEQSTAAIVVHHPQAEYFVL, from the coding sequence TTGAAAATTGCACGAGTAAGCTCATCACTAAAGGCAGTGGAGCTAAGACAGTTGCCCGCACCACTAATCATCGGCGAGCGCCTAAACACGCAGGGCTCTAAAAAGGCAAAGCAACTGGTGCTATCAGATGATTTTGATGGATTGATTGATCTTGCACGAATCCAAGTAGAGGATGGGGCGCATTGTCTGGATGTATGCGTTGCCACAACTGAAAGATCAGACGAATTGGAGTTTATGAAAAAACTAGTAAAACGATTATCACTAGAGATTGATGCGCCACTAGTGATTGACTCTACTGATCCCATAGTGATTGAAACTGCCATACATCAAATCCCTGGCAGGCCTATGATCAATTCTATTAATCTAGAAGGTGATGGCTCTCGATTTCACAAGCTTGCGCCACTAATGGCAAAGTACGGGCTTCCGGCAGTTGCGTTATGCATTGGTCCAAAAGGCATGGCAAAGACACCGCAGGAAAAAGTAGAGACTGCTGAGCTATTATACGAGACTGGGAAAAAATACGGCCTAAAGGAAGAACAGTTTGTATTTGATGTTTTGACATTTACTTTGGCAACTGGCGAGGCCGAGTTTTTGGATGCCGGCAAAAACACACTAGAGGGAATCAAGATGGTAAAACAGAGATTCCCAAATGCATTTACTGTCTTGGGTCTGAGCAACATTTCATTTGGGTTGGCACCGGCTGCAAGAAAGATACTAAATTCCGTGTTTTTGTATCACGCAGTAAAAGCAGGCCTTGACTCTGCCATAGTAAATGCAAAGGAGATCATTCCATATGGTGAAATTGATGAGGTTGAGCGCAAGCTGGTGGAGGCACTCATATTCAACACTCACCAAAATGCGCTAGCTGAGGTAATCACTCATTTTGAAAAAACAGGTACGCAATTCACTACATCAAGAAAGGTAGAAGTCGACCCAAGCTGGCCTGCAGGCAAGCGCGCCAATTTCAGAATCATAAACCGCCTAAAGGATGGAATTGAAAATGATGTGGTGTCTGCCATTGCGGAAAAAATTAATCAGAAAAACATTACACAGGAAAAAGAAGGCAGGTTGGTCATCAATGCCCCAAAAGAAATCACGCATGATGCAGCAATTGCCACACTAAATGACGATTTGTTGCCTGCAATGAAAGAGGTTGGCGACAAGTTTGGTGCAGGTGAATTGATTCTACCATTTGTACTAAAATCTGCAGAATGCATGAAGGCATCGGTTGTGGAGCTGGAAAAATATCTCCTAAAGGAGGAGGGAACCAGCAAGGGTAAGCTTGTCCTGGGTACAGTATATGGAGATGTACACGACATTGGCAAAAACCTGGTCAAGACCATCTTTGAGAACAATGGCTATACGGTATATGATCTCGGCAAGCAGGTCCCACTGCAAAAGTTTGTAGAAAAAATAAACGAAGTAAAGCCAGACGCAATTGGATTATCAGCACTTTTGGTATCAACATCAAAGCAGATGCAACACTTTGTGGAATTTGCGCGTGAAAACAAGCTGGAAATTCCGGTTTTATGTGGTGGTGCTGCAATCAACTCAAACTACATCAATCGAATAGCAAAAGAGGGCAGCATCTATCCGTATGGTGTATTTTATTGCAAGACAATGTTTGAGGGACTAAAGACAATGGACAAGCTGGTATCATCAGAGAAAACAAAGTTTGTCCAGGAATGGCACTCAAAGATACAAAACTGGCAAGAGACCAAAGTCGAAAAAGCACAGGGCGAGATTCCTCGTTCTGATATCAAGCCGGTAACGCCACCAGTGGCACCAATCCTCAATACACCAATAAGACTAGAACCAAAAGACTTTGATCTGCAAGAGGTCTGGAAGTATCTGTCCAAAAAATCACTCTTTGTGCTGTCTTGGGGTCTGCGCGGACGTGGAATGGAGACCTCGGATATTGAAGGTGAAAAACTACTAGAAGAGTGGAAGAGAAAAGTACTAGAAGAGAAACTCTTTGAGCCAAGTGCAGCGTATGGTTACTTTGTTTGTAATCCAAAGGGAGATAATCTTCTAGTTGATGCTCCAAATGGCGAGAAAATAGAGTTCAAGTTTCCACGATCGTCGCAGAGCAAGCATTTGTGTCTGAGCGATTATTTTGGTGAGAACGACCTTGTTGCATTCCAATCAGTGACTGTAGGAAATAGAGTCCAGGAAGTGATTGATAGGTGGAACAAAGAGGACAGATACACTGATGCATATTATCTGCACGGCTTAGCAGTGGAGACTGCAGAGGCAATGGCAGAATTGGTAAATGAGCGAATCAGAAAAGAATTGAACGTAGGCAAGCGCGGCCTTCGATATTCATGGGGCTATCCAAGCTGTCCCGATGTATCAGAGCACCACAAGGTCTGGAAGCTAATAGATCCTACAAAATCAGGCATGGAGATAACAGAAGCCGGTCAGATCATACCAGAGCAATCAACTGCTGCAATAGTTGTGCATCATCCACAAGCAGAGTATTTTGTGCTGTAA
- a CDS encoding homocysteine S-methyltransferase family protein: MAQKKNFLDAMQERILLFDGAMGTEIQRFNPKPEDFPDGKDGFNDGLILTHPEWIKKIHRNYLEAGADCIETNSFGSNKLKLDEYGYGDKTVEINRKIAELASDVVSEFSDKPRYVIGSMGPTGFLPSSNDPDLGQISLDEIKKAYELQAEGLILGGSDALLIETSQDILEVKLAIEGAQEAMKKTKKVPLIANVTLDQYGKMLLGTNVQAAYTTVSDMGIDVFGLNCSTGPIEMTSSVRWLDEQNELNLLVVPNAGMPENEGGQAVYKMTPEKMADALHDFISKYKKVRIIGGCCGTNPSHIAALRKVIDSTK; the protein is encoded by the coding sequence ATGGCACAAAAAAAGAATTTTTTGGATGCAATGCAAGAAAGAATTTTGCTATTTGATGGTGCGATGGGAACTGAGATCCAGCGATTTAATCCAAAACCGGAAGACTTTCCTGATGGCAAGGACGGATTCAATGACGGATTAATTCTGACACATCCCGAATGGATAAAAAAAATTCATCGTAATTATTTGGAGGCAGGTGCAGACTGCATCGAGACAAACTCGTTTGGCTCCAACAAGCTAAAACTCGACGAATACGGATATGGCGATAAAACAGTTGAAATCAATAGAAAGATTGCCGAGCTTGCATCCGATGTGGTATCAGAGTTTTCCGATAAACCGCGCTATGTCATTGGTAGCATGGGCCCTACTGGATTTTTGCCAAGCTCAAATGATCCTGACTTGGGGCAAATATCACTGGATGAGATCAAAAAAGCATACGAATTACAAGCAGAGGGCTTGATTTTGGGCGGCTCTGATGCATTGCTAATAGAGACAAGCCAAGATATTTTGGAGGTAAAGCTTGCAATCGAAGGAGCTCAAGAAGCAATGAAAAAGACAAAAAAAGTTCCCCTAATTGCAAACGTAACACTAGACCAGTACGGAAAGATGTTGCTTGGCACAAACGTGCAAGCAGCATACACCACGGTATCCGACATGGGAATCGACGTGTTTGGTCTGAACTGCTCTACTGGTCCAATAGAGATGACATCTAGTGTTCGCTGGCTGGATGAGCAAAACGAGTTGAATCTACTAGTGGTACCAAATGCCGGCATGCCAGAAAACGAGGGAGGTCAAGCTGTCTACAAAATGACGCCAGAGAAAATGGCTGATGCATTACATGATTTTATCTCAAAATACAAAAAGGTGAGAATTATCGGCGGATGTTGCGGTACAAATCCGTCACACATTGCAGCCTTGCGCAAAGTAATTGATAGTACAAAATAG
- a CDS encoding NUDIX hydrolase — MNYDMIKKLLTTNITPHLDDHTTKHAAVLIIIYGDEHKIIMTQKPLTMQQHAGEVSFPGGKIAHDDDDLLDTAIRETQEEISLIVPRNKIIGQLQTVQTRNSGFTIIPFVAILDDIDSLQPNSEVDEILHIPMFSLLQTLDIDDDVEHRSLFEAYKLTYRDKLIWGASARMLKQIADIFKQHDLL; from the coding sequence ATGAATTATGATATGATAAAAAAACTACTTACCACAAACATAACTCCACACCTTGATGATCACACCACAAAACATGCTGCAGTCTTGATTATAATTTATGGCGACGAGCATAAAATAATCATGACACAAAAGCCACTAACAATGCAACAGCATGCAGGAGAGGTATCGTTTCCCGGCGGAAAAATAGCGCACGATGATGATGATTTACTAGATACCGCAATCCGGGAAACCCAGGAAGAAATCTCGTTAATAGTTCCGCGAAATAAAATAATCGGACAATTGCAAACCGTTCAAACAAGAAACTCTGGGTTTACCATAATTCCATTTGTTGCCATTTTAGATGATATTGATTCATTGCAGCCAAACTCAGAAGTCGATGAAATCTTGCACATTCCAATGTTCTCATTACTACAAACACTAGACATCGATGATGATGTGGAGCATAGATCATTATTCGAAGCATACAAACTCACATACCGGGATAAACTGATTTGGGGTGCATCCGCTAGAATGCTAAAACAAATTGCAGATATTTTCAAGCAACATGATTTGTTGTAA
- a CDS encoding 50S ribosomal protein L39e, translated as MATRKHSGRKIRLLKKMKQNSPVPAWIILKTKRQVRSNPKRRAWRQTDVEVG; from the coding sequence ATGGCGACAAGAAAACACTCTGGACGCAAGATAAGGCTGCTCAAAAAGATGAAGCAAAACTCTCCAGTACCAGCGTGGATTATTCTCAAGACCAAAAGACAGGTCCGCTCCAATCCAAAGCGAAGAGCTTGGAGACAAACTGACGTGGAGGTAGGATAA
- a CDS encoding 50S ribosomal protein L31e — MSQEAERVYTINLGKVWLSPNNQRAKRAINMIREFTEHHMKTGQVKIDQDLSKAVWNQGIRSPPRKIRVKMAKTDDGYVMVSPYEEEKKAEAPKPKKEEKADTKVEKVEAKPVVKTEEKKPKAEKKVEEKKPKKEKVPSKKSVKKAAKKEAKKSSK; from the coding sequence TTGTCCCAAGAAGCAGAGCGAGTTTATACCATTAATCTAGGCAAGGTTTGGCTTTCACCAAACAACCAGCGAGCAAAGCGAGCAATCAACATGATCCGCGAGTTCACCGAACATCACATGAAGACAGGCCAAGTCAAGATCGACCAAGATCTTTCCAAGGCAGTCTGGAACCAAGGAATCCGTAGCCCACCAAGAAAGATCCGAGTAAAGATGGCAAAGACCGACGACGGTTATGTGATGGTCTCACCATATGAAGAGGAAAAGAAAGCAGAGGCCCCAAAACCAAAGAAGGAAGAAAAAGCAGATACCAAAGTAGAAAAAGTAGAGGCAAAGCCAGTGGTAAAGACAGAAGAAAAGAAACCAAAAGCAGAGAAAAAGGTAGAAGAGAAAAAACCAAAGAAGGAAAAAGTACCCTCAAAGAAATCCGTCAAAAAGGCAGCAAAGAAAGAAGCCAAAAAGAGTTCTAAATAA
- a CDS encoding cell division protein FtsZ translates to MDFVQPVLLVGIGGAGSKMAANAADLIGADSIAISHDSNDLSSHHDIKIHAESYVNPSAYLIRAQAQKSMDRIRDKIANYSTVIIFANLAGKSGCAISPLVAMAAKEERKRVLSFGIMPFRFEKEKLFLSGVSLKRLRASSDSTIVVDNDALLEANPDLTMNKCYDITNHAVMYVVNSLSASSISDNLNVLSTSKNEQDIETSLRESIKMLYEDAPPNTIKKTMLYVFGSDNVSVGKINAITSTISGIFNENNTGVSLATTQGDKSQVVMVSSVEGTLKFDAYDPLGMIPQENTLDWDEPESSIKTGIELYQLE, encoded by the coding sequence ATGGACTTTGTACAGCCCGTCCTTTTGGTCGGAATCGGTGGCGCAGGCTCAAAGATGGCAGCAAACGCTGCAGACTTGATTGGAGCAGACAGCATTGCAATCAGCCATGACAGCAATGACCTGAGTTCTCATCATGACATCAAGATTCATGCAGAATCCTACGTCAATCCATCTGCTTACCTGATTAGGGCTCAGGCTCAAAAGTCAATGGACAGGATTCGCGATAAAATTGCCAACTATTCCACCGTGATAATATTTGCCAACTTGGCTGGCAAATCAGGATGTGCAATTTCTCCACTTGTTGCAATGGCAGCAAAGGAGGAGAGAAAGCGAGTCTTGTCATTCGGAATAATGCCGTTTAGATTTGAAAAAGAAAAACTGTTCTTGTCTGGCGTCTCACTCAAAAGACTACGCGCAAGCTCTGACTCTACCATAGTGGTGGACAATGATGCATTGCTAGAGGCAAATCCAGACCTTACCATGAACAAGTGCTATGATATTACAAACCATGCAGTAATGTATGTGGTCAATTCACTGTCTGCATCTTCAATTTCTGATAATCTCAATGTATTATCTACAAGCAAAAATGAGCAAGACATTGAGACATCACTGCGAGAATCAATCAAGATGCTATACGAGGATGCACCGCCAAACACCATAAAAAAGACAATGCTGTATGTTTTTGGCTCTGATAATGTTTCAGTTGGCAAAATAAACGCCATAACAAGTACCATTTCTGGAATCTTTAATGAAAACAACACCGGCGTATCACTTGCAACCACACAGGGTGATAAATCCCAGGTTGTCATGGTCAGCTCAGTCGAGGGCACACTAAAGTTTGATGCCTATGATCCACTGGGCATGATTCCACAAGAGAATACATTAGACTGGGACGAGCCGGAATCATCCATCAAAACCGGAATAGAACTATACCAACTGGAATAA